From the genome of Pseudomonas yamanorum, one region includes:
- a CDS encoding NAD-dependent epimerase/dehydratase family protein, translating to MKILVTGGTGFIGRHIVWRLAGQGCEVQFTGRNARAAAEVIGLSPGVASWVPLEHGTSGACSTVLDASQDCAAVVHCAALSSPWGTPSAFARANLDSTAEVLHACRVNQVKRLVHLSTPSLYFAFRDRLGIREDEPLPPPVNEYARSKALAEGRVHEAGLAEAVILRPRAVFGPWDATLMPRLLRVMQRGPVPLMRGGQAQLDLTCVDNLVHAVMLSLTQPLPRAVCTYNVSNGTPLTVADLLQRVANQFQLNLRTRRLPWRLMDAVARMLEASAHLRGSGEPLLTRYGAGVLAFSQTLDLSTIRNELGYRPLVTQDEGIRQHAQWWLAQQGVGA from the coding sequence ATGAAAATTCTCGTCACCGGTGGCACCGGATTCATTGGCCGGCACATTGTCTGGCGCCTCGCCGGCCAAGGGTGTGAAGTGCAGTTTACCGGCCGTAATGCCCGCGCTGCGGCCGAGGTCATTGGCCTCAGCCCTGGTGTGGCATCTTGGGTACCGCTGGAGCACGGTACGTCAGGGGCTTGCAGCACAGTGCTCGATGCCTCGCAGGATTGTGCAGCAGTGGTTCATTGCGCGGCGTTGTCCTCGCCATGGGGCACGCCGTCGGCATTTGCCCGGGCCAATCTTGATTCCACTGCCGAGGTGCTACATGCCTGCCGCGTCAACCAGGTGAAGCGGTTGGTGCATCTGTCCACACCCAGTCTGTATTTTGCGTTCCGTGATCGTCTCGGCATTCGCGAAGACGAACCGCTGCCACCGCCGGTCAACGAATATGCCCGCAGCAAGGCGTTGGCGGAAGGACGGGTGCACGAAGCCGGGCTTGCTGAAGCGGTGATCCTGCGCCCACGGGCGGTGTTTGGCCCATGGGACGCCACCTTGATGCCACGTTTGCTGCGGGTGATGCAGCGCGGGCCGGTTCCTCTGATGCGTGGCGGACAGGCGCAACTGGACCTGACCTGCGTCGACAACCTGGTGCACGCGGTGATGTTGAGCCTGACCCAACCGCTACCGCGGGCGGTGTGCACCTATAACGTCAGCAATGGCACGCCGTTGACTGTCGCGGACTTGCTGCAACGCGTCGCCAATCAGTTTCAACTGAACCTGCGCACCCGGCGCTTGCCATGGCGATTGATGGACGCAGTGGCTCGGATGCTGGAAGCCAGCGCACACCTGAGGGGCAGCGGCGAGCCTTTGCTGACGCGGTATGGTGCCGGTGTGCTGGCATTCAGCCAAACCCTGGACCTGAGCACCATCCGAAACGAGTTAGGCTACCGCCCGCTAGTGACGCAGGACGAAGGCATTCGCCAGCACGCGCAGTGGTGGCTTGCCCAACAAGGAGTGGGAGCATGA